The Anas acuta chromosome 1, bAnaAcu1.1, whole genome shotgun sequence genome segment CTACTTACTGttgtaatgtgttttgttttttttttttttttttttgcattttcttttctttagggCCTGCTTTGACGAGCTACAAATTGACCATATAAAAGTATGGCTGTTCTTGGACTACTGCTCTGATGTGATCTATGTTTTTGACATGTTTGTTAGATTCAGGACAGGTGAGTCCTTCTGTGGTTTTAcagtgttttcagaagaaatgtggATGTAAAAGCTAGAAACAAATTCCCTTCTGAGATCGGACCGGTGTAATAGCCCATATGCAGAGTCCAGCAATGGAGGCTTTAGGGAAATGAAGAGTCGTGGTTTGTTTTAAGGCTGCACTTACCAACACCTGAATTTCACTTGTCTCCAAATTCAGTCCTACCAGTGCTTCGTAGGCATGCCAAATGCTGACTGAGTAGTGTTCTCCAAAGCTACAACAACAGGCTGTGTGGTGAAGGGAAGAACAAGGCACTTCTAATGCTAATACCACTCCGTGCATGATATATTGTTCATGCATATGATTGAGCAAGAAGCCAGCTGCATCCCACAAGTGCTGATTTCTTAGCCACGCTGTACAGCAGCCTGCTCAGAAGTGACTACAGAGTTAAAGTGCAAGACCTGGCACCTTCCTCAGGCTCCAGTCTGCAGCCCTCTGCTAGACAACAGTAGCACTGCTCCGCTGGCAGCTCTAGGCTCTGAGAGGTCCTGGCTGTGTAGGATATGGCTAATCCTGCAAGGTGGTGACGGTGTGGGATTAACCCAGGCAACTCTGCTGCAGTCCTGAAGGAAGTGTGATGCTAAAGGATGTGTGAGGATCCTGCCATTTCTTTAATGAAGTGTTtctcttcagcttcttctcCCCGTTTCTGTAGTGCAGACAGGCCGAGATCCCACAACTGAGTGTGCCTAACTGATGCTGATTCTAGCCTTAAAGGCAGCATCTGTTTTAAACTACACAAGGTCGTGGTATAGGCCTAACAGTGACACACACTGATCTGTACCATTAAATTGCTGGAACAGCCCTTAATGCAATTTGATCTATTCCAGCTAGCACTCCCTCAAGCAGTAtctgggcacagctgggggtacagcagagctgggagttGTTTGTGGTATTATGTCTGGAGGGGGCTGGGAGAATTTCAGTGTGTGAATAGAAACTGTCACGGTAGCTGCTCTCAGGGGCAGAAAATGTGTCCTGGCTCCTTCTATTTACTAGTACAGCCACAGCCCAAAATGCCCCTTGAAAAGGTTCAAAACTGCATGCATCAGTATAAAAAAGAGAGTTCTTCcaaatctttgatttttttttttttttgaataatgcTGACAGCTTGACAGTAATTACAGCTCGTGACAAGTTGTAAACATAATTACAAGACGGGGTAAAAATGCTGTCACTTCGGGAGACACACAACTCATAGCAGCAAGCTAAATTCTTAAACCTAGCAAACACCTCGTTCAACAGAAAAGTCCGTTTCAGAGAGCAGCCTAAATCTCAAAACTCTCACTTTTGGGTAGGTGGGCTTCAACTTTGTATAAGCCAACTACCGCGATCCACGGCAGCCTCTCCGTggtgtggctgcaggagcagttTCACTGTATGTCACCCACCTGGTGACTGTGTCTGTGAAGCAGAAAAGATTCACCTCTTAGCGGCTGGTCAAAACTAGCGTACACTGTGATTTGATGCTTTCAGAAAGGCTTTTCTGCAGGAGTCCTGGTCTGTGAGGggacaaaaaagagaaaaggagctATTATCTCCTTTCAGGAGGAAGGTTTTTTCAATGTTAGTTTTTATAATGGTGAGTCAGAAATGCAGTTGCCTGGTCAGATTTTCTGTTTAGGTGCCTAACACTGTTAATAAGGGCACATTTGACCAGCTCTTTCAGTAGTTTCCCGGGAGGTAACACATCCATGGCACAAGCACTGCTTCCATTTGTAGTCACCATCAGTTTACAGACACGTGAAGGctgatacacacacacacacacgaggCAGATGTACAGGTCTGGAGACATTCCAGAAATGCAGCGATGCTgtacagctgctctgcagcttgctCTTCCTCAGCAGATGGTTCTCTGTGAAAGTCACTGCTTGTAGATTGCCAAAAGATTAGCAAAATGTGATAATCCCTGATAAACTGggagtgttttgctttttgctcaGTGCACTTTTCCTCCTGCCTTGCCTACTGCACAGGCACTTGAACATCTCCACTTGTCATTGCACTGAGTGTTTTGCAGTGAATAACTTTTGCCGTGGAATATACTTAATGCCTCGAGCTTTCTGAGGTAAAAACCAGCACGGCAGCTGTACTGCTCAGGCAGCCTTCCTATGAGTAGTCTTACACAGAtgcattttttgtcttctcatAATTCTTAAAATCTAATGCACTCCAAAATCTTTTGAACGAAAAGCATACTAACACACAAAATTCTGCTTAGTAGCTCTCTCACTGGAAGctcacaaagaaaagcaaaccattTTCTCCgaatgaaaaaagaaactccTGTCAGCTTTAACActgggtacaagagaaaaagcatcgcttgggggaaaaaatggatttcATGATCTCAGGGGTATTTATATTGTTCTGGAAAAGTTTCTGGTAATCCATTATACCTACTTATTCttggtatttatttaaaaatattcagccCTGGTCTTATACACAATTGCTTCAACACATACTTAGCTTCGGTTATTTGTCATGCCAACAATTCATGAAAAATTATGCATACaaatctccctgtcctttttGCTAAAAGACAGTCAGCTGTCCCAGAATAGAGCAGAAAGCTGTGGGGAGCACTGTGGTGTAATGGAGTCAATGCTCTACATTGTTATTTACCAGTTTAGAAActtaattgaaatatttcaatttacaATGAAGCGTTTTTCATTTAATGATCTCACAGTCTGTTAATGTCAGTATGTGTAGCAGTGGgagttttaatgttttcaggTATCTGAAATGTAAGTCACTCGGTACTGTTGGTGGTAATTCTGAACTGCCCCTCTGTTCTAacaagtaaaatacattttttttttttttgttctttaaaggCTTCCTTGAACAAGGCTTGCTAGTTCAGGACGAAAAGAAATTACGAGACCATTATACCAAAACTGTGCAGTTCAAACTGGATGTGATGTCTCTTCTGCCAACAGACCTGGCATACCTGAAGGTTGGTTTGAACTACCCCGAGCTGCGATTTAACCGCTTGCTGAGGATTTCCCGGCTGTTTGAGTTTTTTGACCGCACGGAAACCAGGACAAACTATCCAAACATGTTCCGCATTGGAAACCTTGTCTTGTACATCCTTATCATCATCCACTGGAACGCGTGCATATACTTTGCCATTTCGAAGCTGATCGGCTTTGGAACCGACTCGTGGGTCTACCCCAACGTCTCCATTCCGGAGTACGGGCGCCTGTCCAGGAAATACATTTACAGCCTCTACTGGTCAACGCTCACGCTGACCACCATTGGAGAAACACCGCCCCCGGTGAAGGACGAAGAGTATCTCTTCGTGGTCATCGACTTCCTGGTGGGCGTGCTGATCTTCGCCACCATTGTCGGTAACGTGGGCTCCATGATTTCCAACATGAATGCCTCCAGGGCGGAGTTCCAGGCCAAAGTCGATTCTATTAAGCAGTACATGCACTTCCGAAAAGTGACTAAGGACTTGGAAGCCAGGGTTATTAAGTGGTTTGATTACCTCTGGACCAACAAGAAAACGGTGGATGAGAAGGAGGTTCTCAAAAATCTGCCCGACAAGTTGAAGGCTGAGATTGCCATCAATGTCCACTTGGACACGCTGAAGAAGGTGCGCATATTCCAGGACTGTGAAGCTGGACTTCTCATTGAGCTGGTGCTGAAACTGAAACCTACGGTCTTCAGTCCTGGGGACTACATTTGCAAGAAGGGAGATATCGGGAGAGAAATGTACATTATCAAAGAGGGAAAATTGGCTGTGGTGGCAGATGATGGCATAACCCAATTTGTAGTCCTGAGCGATGGCAGCTACTTTGGTGAAATCAGCATCCTAAACATCAAAGGTAGCAAATCTGGCAACAGGAGGACAGCCAACATAAGGAGTATTGGTTATTCTGATTTGTTCTGCTTGTCTAAGGATGATTTAATGGAGGCCCTCACAGAATATCCAGAAGCCAAAAAGGCTCTGGAAGAGAAAGGGCGACAAATTCTGATGAAAGACAATTTAATAGACGaggaagcagcaaaagcaggagCGGACCCAAAAGACTtggaagaaaaagtagaaagacTTGAAACAGCTCTGGACACGCTGCAGACTAGGTTTGCTAGGCTCTTGGCAGAATTCAGCTCTTCTCAAcaaaaagtgaagcagagacTTGCCAGAGTAGAAACCAGAGTGAAAAAATACGGCAGCGGCACCTTATCAGTTGGAGAAGCAGAGGCTGAAAAACCCGaggagcagaaaaaataactgaTGGAGTATTTATATTTCCTTACTTAATGGAGAAGGTTGAAATGTGTGAAAGccataaatgtatataaatgtgtgtgcatacatagccatgattatttttatacagaCTCAAGAGAATGGTTTTTAGCGTTTTTAACTCAAGCGGTATTTTCTTGTAAATAGGACATTGTCACCTTCTTCATAGGGGGAGATTCTGGTCTGTCATttgggtacttttttttttttgtactgagaGCGGGTTTCTTACAAGTCatgctcagaacaccttctgCGTATGGTATGTGTACACCTTGACACATTGTCTCTTCACGTGCATGTTGTATGATGAAGGCATTGTACTTAAACTAGTgggattgtttttttaaagggcTTAACAATATTTATAGGGTACGTGCTCTACCTTACTAGCCTATTAAATGTGTGGATGCACAGCCGGGCTTCTCAGAATCTCTGTTCATTCACAGTGAAGGAGTCTGCACAAACTGTAGGGCTATAGCTGAGGAGAAGCTGGCACCTGGCCTGTTCAGTGCAGCCCCGTATGTGTATGGCACGGCCACACATCTGGATGCTTGTCTGAGGCTTTCCTACTGAGCTAGGACCTGCAGGAAGGGTCAGGATGGCAGAGCAGCTGCATGCTTGGAAGGGTGTCTCCAGAAGCTCGCTGGTGGAAGATGTCTGTGGCAACACAGCTTCACTAAAcctgggaggagaaaagagggTCTTGGTGCATGCTGCTCCTGTACGTAGGGTCTAGGGGGGTGAGTGGTCAGTCCTGGAGGAGCTCTACTAGGAAACTATGAGGGCCAGCAGGACGGGCTGTCCCTGACAGCCAGCCTTCCCTCCCCACAGGCTTTTTTGGGGGCAAGTCCTCTGTTGCAGTCTTTGCAGCTATTAGacctgtgttttcttcctttttatttcatttaatgatGCCTACTCCACCTTTCTTTGCTGCTTAGCGTCAGCTTTTCTCCTGTGTAGCTGTCACAGTACCACATTTCCACTGGTTAGGGAAAATGAAGACCACATCTGCTCCAAAATTTTACTTGGGTCCTGTGGATCGGAGCCTGACTGTGCTGGCTGTTTTTGGGCCAGATGGAGGGTGGTCACCTCCTGGTGACAGCCAGGGCCTGGTTCTGAGGTGAGTGCACAAGTCTGGCCCGCTCAGCGCTGCCACATCTAGGGCAGCGCAGTGTTGAGATGGTTCCTTGCTCTGCCACATTGTGGCCCCCGGGGTCACCTCCTCTGAAGGGATTTCTCTTATGTTCTCCCTCTGGATCTAGCTGAGTAAATGCTCGTCTCTGGGCAAGCAACTTTTCCCCTCCTGTGAATGGTTTTGAGCTtggtgagagagaaaaatcttccAGCAAGTAGGGAGTGGGGCTTGGCTTGCAGTAGTGGCATGGGGGCCACCAGGCGAAGGCTCCTGAGCTTGAGCAAGGGCTGCAAAGTGTCCCCAGCACCAGGTTAGCTTcacagggacctgctgctgaaaCCAGGCTATGGTGTGATCAGTGGCAGCTGAAGGATGCTTTGGAGAGCACCTGTACCCTTTCATGGGGGACTTCAGAGCCCGgtctctctgccttctcctgaGGCTTCACCCAGGGTAGCTgtgggccagcagcaggctggcaaGAGCACATACATTAATGACAAATCATCCTGCCATCAAATTAACCATTTACTCATTTAATCGATGCTGGAAACAGTGGAAAATACACAGTGCCAACTAACATCAGTGAGAGCTGTCAGCaatgttacaagccccatttctTGAGTAGGAGGAGGTTTGCCCATGTCATTTTAAGGCAGAGAAGCCCAGCCATCCTCTGGCCCCATCTCCTCACTGGACCAACCTCTCCTGCCCGAGCAGAGCTGTACCAGGCACAGCAGCTTCACCAGGGCAGCACAGGGCCAGGCTCCTTCCTGCCTCTTCAGCGCAGCTGATGGGCTGGTGCAGGGCCACTGCTTACAGGATTACAGCCAGACAGCCACACGTGGCTTATCTAgataataatcacagaatcattagggttggaaaagccctccaagaccatctggtccaaccatccccctaccaccgtcacccactaacccatgtccctaagcaccacgcccaacctttccttgaacacccccagggatggtgacgcTGAAGTGTCATTGACTACTTAGACCAAATTTATACCTGttaaagccccccccccccccaaaaaaaaaaaaacacaaaaaaacaagagtGGTTATCTACCTGATGGGTCTAACCGCCTGAGCCAGCAGGTAGTGCATAGCtgctcttcccttttccttgcCTCTTGGCCTGGTTAACACATGCCATAAAAAGATCTGTTACTGCTATTGGCTTCAGTCACTTTGAAATGTATGGCTTTTGGTGGTATGAAATCACGTCCTTCATCTCTGTAagatgtttttcccttttcatgtgGATACAGCATGTACATTAAAACCTTTTGAGTAACACTCGAGCAACTCTGTGTGTTCTCTtatccctctgctcctgctttttAGTGTTTTATCGCAGACTTTGATACTGCTGATAGCACACGGCCCAGAAAATCAGCACTTGGAGCAGAGATCTGAAGCGAGGAAAATCCAGGTGGGAATCACCGCGCTTTCCCCTTGCTGCAGGGCTCCTGGCCCAGTGCCTGCTTTCCATGCCCAGCTTTGATGCTGGTGCAGTGTTTGTAGGTGCAATGCAGGCACTGGTGCCTGAGCATTGTGTTTCCTCAGGAAACAGGGTTTTAATGGACACAGTGCTCACATGCCACACTTGTACAGGACACAACCCCTGCTGAAGCAGGTGGCCATAGGGTGGTAGTGTTGCTCCAGCCTGAGGCACCTGAGAGATGCAGACGGTTTTAACATCTGCTGCAGGTGCAGGAGGGTAAAGCTGATGGAGCAACTCCATCATCCTCCA includes the following:
- the CNGA3 gene encoding cyclic nucleotide-gated channel alpha-3 isoform X2; translation: MAKINTQHSYPGTHRLSVRTADEDIERIENGFIRTHSLCEDTSSELQRVISVEGGHLSGSQTSSFTGRGAMARLSRFVVSLRSWATRHLHHEDQRPDSFLERIRGPELIEVSSRQSNIRSFLGIRERPGGVNSQWPLARFNVNYSNNTNEDKKEEKKEVKEEKKEEKKEEKKEEKKDDKKDDKKDDKKKEEKKKEIFVIDPSSNMYYNWLTIIAAPVFYNWCMLVCRACFDELQIDHIKVWLFLDYCSDVIYVFDMFVRFRTGFLEQGLLVQDEKKLRDHYTKTVQFKLDVMSLLPTDLAYLKVGLNYPELRFNRLLRISRLFEFFDRTETRTNYPNMFRIGNLVLYILIIIHWNACIYFAISKLIGFGTDSWVYPNVSIPEYGRLSRKYIYSLYWSTLTLTTIGETPPPVKDEEYLFVVIDFLVGVLIFATIVGNVGSMISNMNASRAEFQAKVDSIKQYMHFRKVTKDLEARVIKWFDYLWTNKKTVDEKEVLKNLPDKLKAEIAINVHLDTLKKVRIFQDCEAGLLIELVLKLKPTVFSPGDYICKKGDIGREMYIIKEGKLAVVADDGITQFVVLSDGSYFGEISILNIKGSKSGNRRTANIRSIGYSDLFCLSKDDLMEALTEYPEAKKALEEKGRQILMKDNLIDEEAAKAGADPKDLEEKVERLETALDTLQTRFARLLAEFSSSQQKVKQRLARVETRVKKYGSGTLSVGEAEAEKPEEQKK
- the CNGA3 gene encoding cyclic nucleotide-gated channel alpha-3 isoform X1 — its product is MAKINTQHSYPGTHRLSVRTADEDIERIENGFIRTHSLCEDTSSELQRVISVEGGHLSGSQTSSFTGRGAMARLSRFVVSLRSWATRHLHHEDQRPDSFLERIRGPELIEVSSRQSNIRSFLGIRERPGGVNRKKKEIFVIDPSSNMYYNWLTIIAAPVFYNWCMLVCRACFDELQIDHIKVWLFLDYCSDVIYVFDMFVRFRTGFLEQGLLVQDEKKLRDHYTKTVQFKLDVMSLLPTDLAYLKVGLNYPELRFNRLLRISRLFEFFDRTETRTNYPNMFRIGNLVLYILIIIHWNACIYFAISKLIGFGTDSWVYPNVSIPEYGRLSRKYIYSLYWSTLTLTTIGETPPPVKDEEYLFVVIDFLVGVLIFATIVGNVGSMISNMNASRAEFQAKVDSIKQYMHFRKVTKDLEARVIKWFDYLWTNKKTVDEKEVLKNLPDKLKAEIAINVHLDTLKKVRIFQDCEAGLLIELVLKLKPTVFSPGDYICKKGDIGREMYIIKEGKLAVVADDGITQFVVLSDGSYFGEISILNIKGSKSGNRRTANIRSIGYSDLFCLSKDDLMEALTEYPEAKKALEEKGRQILMKDNLIDEEAAKAGADPKDLEEKVERLETALDTLQTRFARLLAEFSSSQQKVKQRLARVETRVKKYGSGTLSVGEAEAEKPEEQKK